The following proteins come from a genomic window of Melospiza georgiana isolate bMelGeo1 chromosome 3, bMelGeo1.pri, whole genome shotgun sequence:
- the MOCS1 gene encoding molybdenum cofactor biosynthesis protein 1 isoform X2, whose product MDSFGRQHNYLRISLTEKCNLRCQYCMPEEGVQLTPKSELLTTQEIITLARLFVKEGVDKIRLTGGEPLIRPDVVDIVGELYKLEGLKTIAVTTNGINLTRLLPRLKEAGLNAINISLDTLVPAKFEFIVRRKGFHKVMEGIHKATELGYHPVKVNCVVMRGFNEDEVLDFVDFTKDLPLDVRFIEYMPFDGNKWNFKKMVSYKEMLDTIKQRWPELEKLPCETSSTAKSYKVPHFQGQISFITSMSEHFCGSCNRLRITADGSLKVCLFGNSEVSLRDHLRLGASEEELIQIIGAAVGRKKKQHAGMFNISRMKNRPMVLIEPALMSFPLCQDALQNSPNSKRWGHTFSHRLTLRASLPKQNGKASMKNKFTGHIFLPGSHPEKQWHIATGILQTQLRGYSVFQKDPSSTFDTKCLDASVGQVPVDCQSKEACSGSEFHNRDSGSCTRVPRASDNLTHTDEEGRATMVDVGGKPDSRRSAVAGAVVLLGEKAFGMVKQNQVKKGDVLAVAQIAGIQGAKLTSQLIPLCHNIPLYHVEVSLSLDEARHAVVIRSSCHTWGRTGVEMEALTAASLAALTVYDMCKAVTHDIIIQELKLISKTGGQRGEFSRV is encoded by the exons ATGGACAGCTTTGGGCGGCAGCACAATTACTTGCGCATTTCGTTGACTGAGAAGTGCAACCTCAGAT GTCAGTACTGTATGCCTGAGGAAGGTGTTCAGCTGACTCCGAAATCAGAGCTCCTAACTACCCAGGAGATAATCACCTTAGCCAGACTGTTTGTGAAAGAAGGTGTGGACAAGATCCGACTGACAGGTGGAGAGCCACTTATCCGTCCTGATGTGGTGGATATTGTGG GTGAACTGTACAAACTGGAAGGGCTGAAAACCATTGCTGTCACAACCAATGGGATCAACTTAACCAGACTGCTGCCCCGGCTGAAAGAAGCAGGACTGAATGCCATTAACATTAGCCTGGATACTTTGGTGCCAGCTAAATTTGAGTTCATTGTCCGAAGGAAAG GCTTTCACAAGGTAATGGAAGGAATCCACAAAGCCACTGAACTTGGCTACCATCCTGTTAAG GTGAACTGTGTGGTGATGCGAGGCTTCAATGAGGATGAAGTGCTGGACTTTGTGGATTTCACAAAGGATCTGCCCCTTGACGTGCGGTTCATAGAATACATGCCCTTTGATG GCAATAAATGGAACTTCAAGAAGATGGTGAGCTACAAAGAAATGCTTGATACAATTAAACAGCGATGGCCGGAATTGGAGAAATTACCCTGTGAGActtccagcacagccaag AGTTACAAGGTGCCACATTTCCAGGGACAAATCAGCTTTATCACCTCCATGTCAGAGCACTTCTGTGGATCCTGCAATCGGCTGAGGATAACAGCAGATGGGAGCCTAAAG GTGTGCCTTTTTGGGAATTCAGAAGTGTCCTTGAGGGATCACCTACGGTTGGGTGCTTCAGAGGAGGAGTTGATTCAAATTATCGGAGCAGCAGTgggcagaaaaaagaaacagcatgCTG GCATGTTTAACATTTCCCGGATGAAAAACCGGCCAATGGTCCTGATTG agcCTGCATTGATGTCATTCCCACTATGCCAAGATGCCCTACAGAATTCCCCAAATTCAAAACGGTGGGGCCACACATTTAGCCATCGGCTGACTTTGAGAGCAAGTTTACccaaacaaaatggaaaagcatcaatgaaaaataaattcacaggACATATTTTCCTACCAGGATCTCACCCAGAGAAACAATGGCACATAGCAACAGGAATTCTACAAACCCAGCTCCGAGGCTACAGTGTCTTCCAGAAGGACCCAAGCTCCACATTTGATACAAAGTGCCTTGATGCTTCTGTTGGCCAAGTTCCTGTGGATTGTCAGTCCAAAGAGGCATGTTCAGGATCTGAATTCCATAACAGGGATTCGGGATCTTGCACCAGGGTACCTCGTGCCTCTGACAACTTGACTCACACTGATGAGGAAGGACGGGCCACAATGGTTGATGTTGGAGGGAAGCCAGATTCCAGAAGAAGTGCTGTTGCTGGTGCCGTGGTTCTCCTGGGTGAGAAGGCATTCGGGATGGTGAAGCAAAACCAGGTGAAGAAAGGGGATGTGCTGGCAGTAGCCCAAATTGCAGGAATTCAGGGAGCCAAGCTGACCAGCCAGTTGATCCCATTGTGTCACAACATCCCTCTGTACCACGTTGAGGTGTCTCTGAGCCTGGATGAGGCCAGGCATGCAGTGGTGATTCGCAGCTCCTGTCACACCTGGGGGAGGACAGGTGTGGAGATGGAGGCTCtcacagctgccagcctggctgcgCTGACCGTGTACGACATGTGCAAAGCAGTCACTCATGACATCATCATCCAAGAGCTCAAGTTGATTAGTAAGACAGGTGGGCAGAGGGGAGAATTCTCAAGGGTCTAG
- the MOCS1 gene encoding molybdenum cofactor biosynthesis protein 1 isoform X1: MDSFGRQHNYLRISLTEKCNLRCQYCMPEEGVQLTPKSELLTTQEIITLARLFVKEGVDKIRLTGGEPLIRPDVVDIVGELYKLEGLKTIAVTTNGINLTRLLPRLKEAGLNAINISLDTLVPAKFEFIVRRKGFHKVMEGIHKATELGYHPVKVNCVVMRGFNEDEVLDFVDFTKDLPLDVRFIEYMPFDGNKWNFKKMVSYKEMLDTIKQRWPELEKLPCETSSTAKSYKVPHFQGQISFITSMSEHFCGSCNRLRITADGSLKVCLFGNSEVSLRDHLRLGASEEELIQIIGAAVGRKKKQHAGMFNISRMKNRPMVLIEPALMSFPLCQDALQNSPNSKRWGHTFSHRLTLRASLPKQNGKASMKNKFTGHIFLPGSHPEKQWHIATGILQTQLRGYSVFQKDPSSTFDTKCLDASVGQVPVDCQSKEACSGSEFHNRDSGSCTRVPRASDNLTHTDEEGRATMVDVGGKPDSRRSAVAGAVVLLGEKAFGMVKQNQVKKGDVLAVAQIAGIQGAKLTSQLIPLCHNIPLYHVEVSLSLDEARHAVVIRSSCHTWGRTGVEMEALTAASLAALTVYDMCKAVTHDIIIQELKLISKTASYRSPFAQLLGLETSAATPCLQHCLTLSAHLNSGATYPC; the protein is encoded by the exons ATGGACAGCTTTGGGCGGCAGCACAATTACTTGCGCATTTCGTTGACTGAGAAGTGCAACCTCAGAT GTCAGTACTGTATGCCTGAGGAAGGTGTTCAGCTGACTCCGAAATCAGAGCTCCTAACTACCCAGGAGATAATCACCTTAGCCAGACTGTTTGTGAAAGAAGGTGTGGACAAGATCCGACTGACAGGTGGAGAGCCACTTATCCGTCCTGATGTGGTGGATATTGTGG GTGAACTGTACAAACTGGAAGGGCTGAAAACCATTGCTGTCACAACCAATGGGATCAACTTAACCAGACTGCTGCCCCGGCTGAAAGAAGCAGGACTGAATGCCATTAACATTAGCCTGGATACTTTGGTGCCAGCTAAATTTGAGTTCATTGTCCGAAGGAAAG GCTTTCACAAGGTAATGGAAGGAATCCACAAAGCCACTGAACTTGGCTACCATCCTGTTAAG GTGAACTGTGTGGTGATGCGAGGCTTCAATGAGGATGAAGTGCTGGACTTTGTGGATTTCACAAAGGATCTGCCCCTTGACGTGCGGTTCATAGAATACATGCCCTTTGATG GCAATAAATGGAACTTCAAGAAGATGGTGAGCTACAAAGAAATGCTTGATACAATTAAACAGCGATGGCCGGAATTGGAGAAATTACCCTGTGAGActtccagcacagccaag AGTTACAAGGTGCCACATTTCCAGGGACAAATCAGCTTTATCACCTCCATGTCAGAGCACTTCTGTGGATCCTGCAATCGGCTGAGGATAACAGCAGATGGGAGCCTAAAG GTGTGCCTTTTTGGGAATTCAGAAGTGTCCTTGAGGGATCACCTACGGTTGGGTGCTTCAGAGGAGGAGTTGATTCAAATTATCGGAGCAGCAGTgggcagaaaaaagaaacagcatgCTG GCATGTTTAACATTTCCCGGATGAAAAACCGGCCAATGGTCCTGATTG agcCTGCATTGATGTCATTCCCACTATGCCAAGATGCCCTACAGAATTCCCCAAATTCAAAACGGTGGGGCCACACATTTAGCCATCGGCTGACTTTGAGAGCAAGTTTACccaaacaaaatggaaaagcatcaatgaaaaataaattcacaggACATATTTTCCTACCAGGATCTCACCCAGAGAAACAATGGCACATAGCAACAGGAATTCTACAAACCCAGCTCCGAGGCTACAGTGTCTTCCAGAAGGACCCAAGCTCCACATTTGATACAAAGTGCCTTGATGCTTCTGTTGGCCAAGTTCCTGTGGATTGTCAGTCCAAAGAGGCATGTTCAGGATCTGAATTCCATAACAGGGATTCGGGATCTTGCACCAGGGTACCTCGTGCCTCTGACAACTTGACTCACACTGATGAGGAAGGACGGGCCACAATGGTTGATGTTGGAGGGAAGCCAGATTCCAGAAGAAGTGCTGTTGCTGGTGCCGTGGTTCTCCTGGGTGAGAAGGCATTCGGGATGGTGAAGCAAAACCAGGTGAAGAAAGGGGATGTGCTGGCAGTAGCCCAAATTGCAGGAATTCAGGGAGCCAAGCTGACCAGCCAGTTGATCCCATTGTGTCACAACATCCCTCTGTACCACGTTGAGGTGTCTCTGAGCCTGGATGAGGCCAGGCATGCAGTGGTGATTCGCAGCTCCTGTCACACCTGGGGGAGGACAGGTGTGGAGATGGAGGCTCtcacagctgccagcctggctgcgCTGACCGTGTACGACATGTGCAAAGCAGTCACTCATGACATCATCATCCAAGAGCTCAAGTTGATTAGTAAGACAG CCTCTTACAGAAGTCCTTTTGCTCAGCTGCTGGGCTTGGAGACCTCTGCAGCAACCCCATGCCTCCAGCATTGCCTTACTCTGTCAGCTCACTTGAACAGTGGAGCCACTTATCCCTGTTGA
- the MOCS1 gene encoding molybdenum cofactor biosynthesis protein 1 isoform X3 — protein MDSFGRQHNYLRISLTEKCNLRCQYCMPEEGVQLTPKSELLTTQEIITLARLFVKEGVDKIRLTGGEPLIRPDVVDIVGELYKLEGLKTIAVTTNGINLTRLLPRLKEAGLNAINISLDTLVPAKFEFIVRRKGFHKVMEGIHKATELGYHPVKVNCVVMRGFNEDEVLDFVDFTKDLPLDVRFIEYMPFDGNKWNFKKMVSYKEMLDTIKQRWPELEKLPCETSSTAKSYKVPHFQGQISFITSMSEHFCGSCNRLRITADGSLKVCLFGNSEVSLRDHLRLGASEEELIQIIGAAVGRKKKQHAGMFNISRMKNRPMVLIGG, from the exons ATGGACAGCTTTGGGCGGCAGCACAATTACTTGCGCATTTCGTTGACTGAGAAGTGCAACCTCAGAT GTCAGTACTGTATGCCTGAGGAAGGTGTTCAGCTGACTCCGAAATCAGAGCTCCTAACTACCCAGGAGATAATCACCTTAGCCAGACTGTTTGTGAAAGAAGGTGTGGACAAGATCCGACTGACAGGTGGAGAGCCACTTATCCGTCCTGATGTGGTGGATATTGTGG GTGAACTGTACAAACTGGAAGGGCTGAAAACCATTGCTGTCACAACCAATGGGATCAACTTAACCAGACTGCTGCCCCGGCTGAAAGAAGCAGGACTGAATGCCATTAACATTAGCCTGGATACTTTGGTGCCAGCTAAATTTGAGTTCATTGTCCGAAGGAAAG GCTTTCACAAGGTAATGGAAGGAATCCACAAAGCCACTGAACTTGGCTACCATCCTGTTAAG GTGAACTGTGTGGTGATGCGAGGCTTCAATGAGGATGAAGTGCTGGACTTTGTGGATTTCACAAAGGATCTGCCCCTTGACGTGCGGTTCATAGAATACATGCCCTTTGATG GCAATAAATGGAACTTCAAGAAGATGGTGAGCTACAAAGAAATGCTTGATACAATTAAACAGCGATGGCCGGAATTGGAGAAATTACCCTGTGAGActtccagcacagccaag AGTTACAAGGTGCCACATTTCCAGGGACAAATCAGCTTTATCACCTCCATGTCAGAGCACTTCTGTGGATCCTGCAATCGGCTGAGGATAACAGCAGATGGGAGCCTAAAG GTGTGCCTTTTTGGGAATTCAGAAGTGTCCTTGAGGGATCACCTACGGTTGGGTGCTTCAGAGGAGGAGTTGATTCAAATTATCGGAGCAGCAGTgggcagaaaaaagaaacagcatgCTG GCATGTTTAACATTTCCCGGATGAAAAACCGGCCAATGGTCCTGATTGGTGGGTGA